One Rhodococcus sp. P1Y DNA window includes the following coding sequences:
- the scpA gene encoding methylmalonyl-CoA mutase: MTTHDSRTSHVIGSFADVPLKDPHEPAPKAPTPEDVAAHIDAAAAANNYTADQVVWSTPEGIDVKPVFTKADRDAAQAEGYPLDSYPGTPPFIRGPYPTMYVNQPWTIRQYAGFSTAAESNAFYRRNLAAGQKGLSVAFDLATHRGYDSDHPRVQGDVGMAGVAIDSIYDMRQLFDGIDLGSVSVSMTMNGAVLPILALYVAAAEEQGVGPEKLAGTIQNDILKEFMVRNTYIYPPKPSMRIISDIFAYTSEKMPKYNSISISGYHIQEAGATADLELAYTLADGVEYIRAGLDAGMDIDTFAPRLSFFWAIGMNFFMEVAKLRAGRLLWSELVQQFEPKSAKSRSLRTHSQTSGWSLTAQDVFNNVARTCVEAMAATQGHTQSLHTNALDEALALPTDFSARIARNTQLLIQQESNTVRPIDPWGGSHYVEWLTHQLANRARAHIAEVEAAGGMAQAIGEGIPKLRIEEAAARTQARIDSGRQPLVGVNKYVPDEPDTIEVLKVENSKVRKEQIEKLERLRAERNSEEVEAALANLTRAAASTETGMENNLLNLAIDAARKMATVGEISDALEKVYGRHQAEIRTISGVYRDEAGKAKNLTRATELVERFAEDEGRRPRVLVCKMGQDGHDRGQKVIATAFADIGFDVDVGPLFQTPEEVARQAADNDVHVVGVSSLAAGHLTLVPALREALAAVDRPDIMIVVGGVIPPGDFDELYAAGAAAIFPPGTVIADAAIGLVEKLSEQLGHAPREASA, from the coding sequence ATGACCACTCATGACTCGCGTACGTCACACGTCATCGGCAGCTTCGCCGATGTACCGCTGAAGGATCCACACGAACCAGCACCCAAGGCGCCTACCCCCGAGGATGTGGCCGCCCACATCGACGCGGCTGCGGCTGCGAACAATTACACGGCCGATCAGGTCGTCTGGTCGACGCCCGAAGGAATAGACGTCAAGCCGGTGTTCACCAAGGCCGACCGCGACGCAGCCCAGGCTGAGGGATACCCGCTGGACAGCTACCCGGGAACTCCGCCGTTCATCCGCGGCCCGTACCCGACGATGTATGTCAACCAGCCGTGGACTATTCGTCAGTACGCCGGATTTTCGACTGCGGCGGAATCGAACGCGTTCTATCGTCGCAATCTCGCGGCAGGCCAGAAGGGACTGTCCGTCGCGTTCGACCTCGCGACGCACCGCGGCTACGACTCCGATCATCCGCGAGTTCAGGGTGATGTCGGAATGGCCGGTGTGGCAATCGATTCGATCTACGACATGCGTCAGCTCTTCGACGGAATCGACCTCGGCAGTGTGTCGGTGTCGATGACGATGAACGGCGCGGTGTTGCCGATTCTCGCGTTGTACGTCGCCGCGGCGGAGGAGCAGGGAGTCGGCCCCGAGAAACTGGCCGGAACCATCCAGAACGACATTCTCAAAGAGTTCATGGTCCGCAACACCTACATCTATCCGCCCAAACCCTCCATGCGGATCATCTCGGACATCTTCGCGTACACGAGCGAGAAGATGCCCAAGTACAACTCGATCTCCATCTCCGGGTATCACATTCAGGAGGCCGGGGCTACAGCAGATCTGGAGCTCGCATACACCCTGGCGGACGGGGTCGAATACATTCGAGCAGGCTTGGACGCAGGCATGGACATCGATACGTTCGCGCCCCGTCTGTCGTTCTTCTGGGCGATCGGGATGAACTTCTTCATGGAGGTCGCAAAGCTGCGCGCCGGACGACTTCTCTGGTCCGAGCTGGTACAGCAGTTCGAGCCCAAGAGCGCCAAATCTCGCTCACTGCGCACACACTCGCAGACATCCGGGTGGTCGTTGACCGCGCAGGACGTGTTCAACAACGTTGCCCGTACCTGTGTGGAGGCGATGGCCGCGACGCAGGGACACACGCAGTCGTTGCACACCAACGCACTCGACGAGGCACTCGCGCTGCCGACGGACTTCTCGGCGCGCATCGCGCGTAACACGCAGCTGTTGATCCAGCAGGAGTCGAACACCGTACGACCTATCGACCCGTGGGGCGGTTCTCACTACGTCGAGTGGCTCACCCATCAGCTGGCGAACCGCGCCCGTGCACACATCGCCGAAGTCGAAGCCGCGGGCGGTATGGCCCAGGCCATCGGCGAGGGAATTCCCAAACTGCGCATCGAGGAAGCCGCGGCGCGGACCCAGGCGCGAATCGACTCTGGGCGTCAGCCGCTCGTCGGAGTGAACAAGTATGTGCCCGACGAGCCGGACACCATCGAGGTTCTCAAGGTCGAGAACTCCAAGGTGCGTAAGGAGCAGATCGAGAAACTCGAGCGTCTGCGCGCGGAACGCAATTCCGAGGAGGTCGAGGCAGCGCTGGCAAACCTGACGCGCGCAGCCGCATCGACCGAGACCGGCATGGAGAACAACCTGCTCAATCTCGCAATCGACGCCGCGCGCAAGATGGCAACCGTCGGGGAAATCTCCGACGCGCTGGAGAAGGTGTACGGGCGCCATCAGGCAGAAATCCGGACAATCAGTGGCGTGTACCGCGACGAAGCAGGAAAAGCCAAGAACTTGACCCGCGCGACCGAGCTGGTCGAGCGGTTCGCCGAAGACGAGGGCAGACGTCCACGTGTGCTGGTGTGCAAGATGGGCCAGGATGGGCACGACCGCGGCCAGAAGGTCATTGCTACCGCGTTCGCGGATATCGGATTCGACGTCGACGTCGGCCCGTTGTTCCAAACCCCGGAGGAGGTCGCGCGTCAGGCGGCTGACAACGACGTTCACGTCGTCGGAGTGTCCTCACTGGCCGCGGGTCACCTGACGCTTGTGCCTGCGTTGCGAGAGGCTCTCGCTGCGGTGGATCGGCCCGACATCATGATCGTCGTCGGCGGTGTCATCCCTCCGGGTGATTTCGACGAGCTCTACGCTGCGGGGGCCGCGGCGATCTTCCCACCGGGAACTGTCATTGCCGACGCGGCGATCGGTCTGGTCGAAAAGCTGTCCGAGCAGCTCGGTCACGCACCGCGCGAGGCATCCGCCTGA
- the meaB gene encoding methylmalonyl Co-A mutase-associated GTPase MeaB — MSSPNRTRTIDIDAVAQSVLANERSGLARAITLVESTRTDHRNLAQELLLQLLPKAGGSHRVGITGVPGVGKSTFIDALGMYLIEKGHRVAVLAVDPSSTRTGGSILGDKTRMANLAVQPEAYIRPSPTSGTLGGVARATRETIVLLEAAGFDVILVETVGVGQSEVTVANMVDCFAFLTLARTGDQLQGIKKGVLELADLVAVNKADGKHAIEAKSAARELAGALRMIYPHDAIWQPPVLTMSALEKVGLEEFWNTVLRHRQVLSDAGEFAEKRRRQQVDWTWTMVNDQLLRRLAQNASVKQIRADVERRVRDGSSTAALAAQQLLDAFDGHSRDLPE, encoded by the coding sequence ATGAGTTCTCCGAACAGAACGCGCACGATCGATATCGACGCCGTCGCACAGTCGGTGCTCGCGAACGAACGCTCCGGTCTGGCTCGCGCGATCACACTTGTGGAGTCGACGAGGACCGACCATCGCAACCTTGCACAGGAATTGCTTCTGCAGCTGCTGCCGAAGGCCGGAGGGTCACACCGAGTCGGAATCACCGGCGTCCCCGGTGTCGGAAAATCGACGTTCATCGATGCCCTCGGGATGTATCTGATCGAGAAGGGACATCGCGTCGCGGTTCTCGCCGTCGACCCGTCGTCGACGCGAACGGGCGGTTCGATCCTCGGGGACAAGACGCGCATGGCGAACCTGGCAGTGCAGCCTGAGGCCTACATCAGACCGTCGCCGACGTCGGGGACGCTCGGGGGAGTGGCGCGTGCAACCAGGGAAACGATCGTGCTGCTCGAGGCCGCGGGGTTCGACGTCATCCTCGTCGAAACAGTCGGGGTCGGGCAGTCCGAGGTGACCGTGGCCAACATGGTCGATTGTTTCGCTTTCCTGACTCTGGCACGAACTGGAGACCAGCTGCAGGGCATCAAGAAGGGCGTCCTGGAACTTGCCGATCTCGTGGCCGTCAACAAGGCTGACGGCAAGCACGCGATCGAAGCGAAATCTGCTGCGCGAGAGCTGGCAGGAGCGCTACGGATGATCTATCCGCACGACGCGATCTGGCAGCCGCCCGTGTTGACGATGAGTGCGCTGGAGAAGGTCGGCCTCGAGGAGTTCTGGAACACCGTCCTGCGGCACCGGCAAGTGCTTTCCGACGCAGGGGAGTTCGCCGAGAAGCGTCGAAGGCAGCAGGTCGACTGGACGTGGACCATGGTCAACGATCAACTGCTCCGACGCCTCGCTCAGAATGCGTCGGTCAAGCAGATAAGGGCAGACGTCGAACGCCGAGTTCGAGACGGATCCTCGACTGCAGCATTGGCGGCGCAGCAACTCCTCGACGCCTTCGACGGTCACTCGCGAGACCTACCCGAGTAG
- a CDS encoding nucleoside hydrolase, protein MTVTLIVDVDTGIDDSLALLYLLASPEAEILSIASTAGNVPVNQVAANNLAWLDLCDAGDIEVTLGASAPLVAPLMTTEDTHGPQGIGYAELPISSRQLSDRDAATAWVELVRERPGAITGLVTGPLTNLATAIRIEPELPRLLKRLVLMGGAFQHPGNTTPTSEWNVAVDPEAASEVFAAFSGLPEDRLPIVCALDITETIEMYPDHIARLAERAGSVPPELISESDLSTTRSNASNPLVRHFSDAVRFYMEFHRDHDQGFLAHMHDPFAAAVALDPTIATYRAATVDVELDGTLTRGTTVADWRGMWARPHNAAVAATTDPAAFFDDLIDRVGSLAARLYPPHTRS, encoded by the coding sequence GTGACGGTCACTCTGATCGTCGATGTCGACACCGGTATCGACGATTCCCTCGCGCTTCTGTACCTGCTGGCAAGTCCTGAGGCCGAAATCCTGTCGATCGCGTCGACTGCAGGCAACGTGCCGGTGAACCAGGTAGCCGCCAACAACCTCGCGTGGCTCGACCTGTGTGACGCCGGGGACATCGAGGTCACCCTCGGTGCCAGCGCGCCGCTTGTCGCGCCTCTGATGACCACCGAGGACACGCACGGACCTCAGGGAATCGGCTACGCCGAACTACCGATCTCGAGCAGACAACTGTCCGATCGCGATGCGGCCACCGCATGGGTCGAACTCGTCCGCGAGCGCCCCGGCGCGATCACTGGGTTGGTCACCGGACCGTTGACGAATCTAGCCACCGCCATACGCATCGAACCCGAACTACCGCGGTTACTGAAGCGGCTGGTCTTGATGGGCGGCGCATTTCAGCACCCTGGAAATACGACACCGACCAGTGAGTGGAATGTCGCCGTCGACCCCGAGGCAGCCTCGGAAGTATTCGCAGCGTTCTCCGGACTTCCGGAGGACCGGCTGCCGATCGTATGCGCACTCGACATCACCGAAACGATCGAGATGTATCCGGATCACATCGCACGATTGGCCGAGCGCGCAGGAAGTGTCCCGCCCGAGCTCATCTCGGAGTCGGACCTGTCGACGACTAGATCAAACGCATCCAACCCCCTCGTCCGCCATTTCTCCGACGCGGTGCGCTTCTACATGGAGTTCCATCGCGACCATGACCAGGGATTTCTCGCGCACATGCATGACCCGTTCGCCGCGGCCGTCGCACTGGATCCGACCATTGCGACCTATCGGGCGGCGACTGTCGACGTCGAACTCGACGGAACCCTCACTCGTGGAACGACAGTCGCAGACTGGCGCGGAATGTGGGCACGTCCGCACAACGCTGCCGTCGCCGCCACCACCGATCCGGCCGCATTCTTCGACGATCTGATAGACCGAGTGGGGTCGCTTGCGGCGCGGCTCTACCCACCCCACACCCGGAGTTGA
- a CDS encoding OsmC family protein: MPNHNYGLTVSWTGNRGTGTSSPRDYDRDHTVSAPDKPDLLASSDPSFRGDRARWNPEEMLVASLSSCHMLWFLGLAAAAGVVVTAYVDSPSGVMTELTDGSGQFVEVTLSPAVTVAESNMIGLAEKLHGPASAKCFIARSVNFPVRHCPTTVVAS; this comes from the coding sequence GTGCCGAACCACAATTACGGGCTGACGGTCAGTTGGACGGGAAACCGTGGAACCGGAACTTCGAGCCCCCGTGACTACGACCGAGACCACACTGTCTCCGCCCCCGACAAGCCGGACCTTCTGGCGAGTTCGGATCCCAGTTTTCGCGGCGACCGTGCGCGATGGAATCCCGAGGAGATGTTGGTGGCGTCTCTGTCGAGCTGCCACATGCTCTGGTTTCTGGGACTAGCGGCCGCGGCAGGGGTGGTGGTGACGGCGTACGTCGACTCGCCGAGCGGAGTCATGACCGAGCTGACCGATGGCTCGGGGCAGTTCGTCGAGGTGACGCTGTCGCCTGCGGTCACCGTCGCCGAATCGAACATGATCGGACTGGCCGAAAAACTGCACGGGCCGGCCTCGGCGAAGTGCTTCATCGCGCGCTCGGTGAACTTTCCTGTTCGCCACTGCCCGACCACCGTGGTGGCGTCGTGA
- the proP gene encoding glycine betaine/L-proline transporter ProP: MTVAHDSESPQTPPNDQRWGHDHVQHLRRGAFARLMHRKPKLTEDGITVVDQPMLKRAVSAAALGNTMEWFDFGVYGYLAATLGKVFYPDASPAVQLISTFATFAAAFVVRPLGGLFFGPLGDRIGRQKVLAATMIMMAAGTLAVGLIPSYASIGIWAPILLLVARLVQGFSTGGEYGGATTFIAEYSPDKRRGFLGSWLDFGTFVGYAMGSGLVTILNAVLGDATMVEWGWRIPFFIAGPMGIIGLYLRLKLEDTPAFRKQLDEHDNKVKEQESGARQIGKIFTQHWRALLICMGIVLLYNVTNYMVTSYLPTYFTEVLGRSQLSADLLVLSAMVIVVSIIVGVGRLTDWIGRKPVFVFGAIAQIVLAIPCFLLIRQTGWVGPLFGCLILGVVLACFAAPSASTLPALFPTRVRYAALSIGFNLSVSLFGGTTPLVTSALVSSTGSAMIPAYYLIITGIIGLVAVGFLRESATQPLEGSPPQVDSPKEASALYAEVSSLGAPAKP, encoded by the coding sequence ATGACGGTTGCGCACGACTCGGAATCACCTCAGACGCCACCGAACGATCAGCGGTGGGGACACGACCACGTCCAGCACCTCAGGCGCGGTGCGTTCGCGCGACTGATGCATCGGAAGCCGAAATTGACCGAAGACGGCATCACAGTCGTCGACCAACCGATGTTGAAGCGCGCGGTGTCCGCTGCAGCGTTGGGCAACACGATGGAGTGGTTCGACTTCGGCGTCTACGGCTACCTGGCTGCGACGCTCGGCAAGGTGTTCTATCCCGACGCCTCGCCTGCGGTCCAGTTGATCAGCACGTTTGCCACGTTCGCTGCAGCATTTGTCGTACGGCCGCTCGGTGGATTGTTCTTCGGGCCGCTGGGTGACCGGATCGGACGGCAGAAGGTGCTGGCGGCGACGATGATCATGATGGCCGCAGGAACGCTGGCTGTCGGTCTCATTCCGAGTTATGCGTCCATCGGGATCTGGGCACCGATTCTGCTCCTGGTCGCGAGGCTCGTCCAGGGATTCTCGACGGGCGGCGAGTACGGAGGCGCGACGACCTTCATCGCTGAGTACTCGCCCGACAAGAGGCGGGGCTTTCTCGGAAGTTGGTTGGATTTCGGAACGTTCGTCGGGTACGCGATGGGATCCGGTCTCGTCACGATCCTCAACGCGGTACTCGGAGATGCGACCATGGTCGAATGGGGCTGGCGGATACCGTTTTTCATTGCCGGACCGATGGGCATCATCGGGTTGTATCTCAGGCTCAAACTCGAGGACACCCCCGCGTTCCGCAAGCAACTCGACGAACACGACAACAAGGTCAAGGAGCAGGAGAGCGGCGCGAGGCAGATCGGCAAAATCTTCACCCAGCACTGGCGGGCGCTGTTGATCTGCATGGGAATCGTGTTGCTGTACAACGTGACCAACTACATGGTGACGAGCTATCTGCCCACGTACTTCACCGAGGTCCTCGGCCGCAGTCAGCTCAGCGCGGACCTCTTGGTGCTCTCGGCAATGGTCATCGTGGTGTCGATCATCGTCGGGGTCGGCCGGCTGACCGACTGGATCGGGCGTAAACCCGTCTTCGTGTTCGGCGCCATCGCTCAGATCGTCCTGGCGATTCCGTGCTTCCTGCTGATTCGCCAGACCGGGTGGGTCGGTCCACTCTTCGGATGCCTGATTCTCGGCGTCGTCCTGGCGTGCTTCGCTGCGCCGAGTGCGTCGACGCTCCCTGCGCTGTTCCCGACGCGAGTGCGGTACGCCGCGCTGTCCATCGGATTCAACTTGTCGGTGTCGCTCTTCGGCGGTACTACGCCGCTGGTGACCTCGGCATTGGTGAGTTCCACCGGCAGTGCGATGATCCCTGCGTACTACCTGATCATCACAGGCATCATCGGGTTGGTTGCCGTCGGATTCTTGCGGGAATCGGCAACTCAGCCGCTGGAAGGCTCACCGCCGCAGGTGGATTCACCCAAGGAGGCCTCGGCGTTGTACGCCGAGGTGTCCTCCCTGGGAGCTCCGGCCAAACCCTGA
- a CDS encoding saccharopine dehydrogenase family protein has translation MTSTDPTERASSSRTYDIVVYGATGFVGRLTAAYLAEHAPAGTKIALAGRTRSRLESTRRALPAAAAEWPLLEADAADVDALRALAEATRVVITTVGPYAKYGLPLASVCAEAGTDYVDLTGEVLFARKSIDANHDVAQRTGARIIHSCGFDSIPSDIGVHVLHSAVAADDAGELTDTTLVVSSMRGGVSGGTVDSLRTQIEEVKKDGALRRLAARPYSLSPDRSLEPNLGRQSDVALVKGSDIAPGVRGWKAPFVMASYNTRVVRRSNSLRDWAYGKEFRYREVMSVGSSVASPLIAGAVSAGLGALVLGMTVLPKRVLDRVLPKPGDGPSPKAQESGHFTMDLYTTTTSGAHYRSRVKASGDPGYKATSVMLGESALALVHNRSELPDAAGVLTPATGLGDALVTRLRHAGFDIWAKKA, from the coding sequence ATGACCTCTACCGACCCGACCGAGCGCGCCTCCTCATCGCGAACCTACGACATCGTGGTCTACGGGGCCACTGGATTCGTCGGTCGACTCACGGCTGCCTACCTGGCCGAACACGCGCCGGCCGGAACCAAGATCGCGCTCGCAGGCCGCACCCGTTCTCGGCTCGAATCCACGAGGCGGGCATTGCCTGCCGCGGCGGCGGAGTGGCCGCTCCTCGAAGCCGACGCAGCCGATGTGGACGCGCTCCGCGCCCTCGCCGAGGCGACACGCGTGGTGATCACCACGGTCGGTCCGTACGCGAAGTACGGACTACCCCTTGCGTCGGTGTGCGCGGAAGCAGGAACCGACTATGTCGATCTCACCGGTGAGGTGCTGTTCGCACGTAAGAGCATCGACGCCAATCACGATGTCGCGCAGCGCACCGGAGCTCGGATCATCCACTCGTGCGGATTCGACTCGATCCCGTCGGACATCGGGGTGCACGTGTTGCATTCGGCAGTCGCCGCCGACGATGCGGGCGAACTGACCGACACCACGCTCGTCGTCAGTTCCATGCGCGGCGGAGTCAGCGGGGGCACCGTCGACTCACTGCGTACGCAGATCGAAGAGGTCAAGAAGGACGGCGCTCTACGTAGGCTCGCTGCCCGCCCGTATTCGCTCAGCCCGGATCGCTCGCTCGAACCGAATCTCGGACGGCAGTCCGACGTAGCACTGGTCAAGGGATCGGACATTGCTCCCGGTGTGCGTGGATGGAAAGCACCGTTCGTGATGGCGTCGTACAACACGCGAGTCGTTCGGCGCTCGAACTCGCTCCGAGACTGGGCGTACGGGAAGGAATTCCGATACCGAGAGGTGATGTCGGTCGGCTCCTCGGTGGCATCGCCGCTCATCGCCGGAGCGGTGTCGGCGGGACTGGGTGCGCTGGTACTCGGAATGACCGTATTGCCGAAGAGGGTGCTCGATCGGGTGTTACCCAAGCCGGGCGATGGACCCAGCCCGAAGGCGCAGGAAAGTGGTCACTTCACGATGGACCTCTACACCACGACGACCTCGGGTGCGCACTACCGGTCGCGGGTGAAGGCCTCGGGAGATCCCGGCTACAAAGCGACTTCGGTCATGCTGGGCGAATCGGCTCTTGCTCTGGTCCACAACCGCAGCGAATTGCCGGACGCGGCGGGCGTCCTCACCCCGGCAACCGGACTCGGCGACGCCCTCGTCACGCGACTCCGGCACGCAGGCTTCGACATCTGGGCGAAGAAGGCCTGA
- a CDS encoding DUF2784 domain-containing protein, translated as MLYRALADVTVVVHLAFIVYVVVGGFVAWRWPGTIWLHACAAAWGFASIVVGIDCPLTALENWARSGSGGAALPSTGFIDHYLTGVIYPDSALGVVRLAAASAVVISWAGFVLIRVRSRAVLRLTH; from the coding sequence ATGCTGTATCGAGCGCTCGCAGATGTAACCGTCGTGGTGCATCTCGCCTTCATCGTCTACGTGGTGGTGGGCGGGTTCGTGGCCTGGCGGTGGCCGGGAACGATCTGGCTGCACGCGTGCGCTGCGGCGTGGGGATTCGCATCGATCGTGGTTGGCATCGACTGCCCACTGACCGCGCTGGAAAATTGGGCACGCAGCGGTAGCGGTGGGGCCGCGTTGCCGTCCACCGGATTCATCGATCATTACCTGACCGGAGTGATCTATCCGGACAGCGCGCTCGGCGTCGTCCGGCTCGCTGCAGCCAGCGCAGTGGTGATCTCCTGGGCCGGTTTCGTACTGATTCGTGTCCGCTCACGGGCGGTTCTTCGACTCACACACTGA
- a CDS encoding glutamate-cysteine ligase family protein → MGDDVEQRKFTRQDRHRFRQKVQDCLDALAIMLADETFDVGEPKIGMEVELNLVDDSMAPSMANAAVLDAIADPDYQTELGQFNIEINVAPRPLHGNNVRDLEDDLRRSLNAADERARSSGSRLVMIGMLPTLEEKHFEHRWLSANPRYDLLNQQIFAARGEDIELQITGVRLPGADAAEELSTITDTILPEAACTSVQLHLQVAPDEFASYWNAAQALAGVQVALAANSPFLAGRALWHETRIPLFEQATDTRPLELKNQGVRPRVWFGERWITSIFDLFEENSRYFPALLPVCSEEDPKAVLAEGGTPDLSELRMHNGTVYRWNRPIYDRSGGGHHIRLENRVLPAGPSIVDTLADAAFYYGTVRSLADADRPLWSQMSYDAAVENLHSAARGGFDSRLYWPEVGWVSPQELVLRRLLPMADAGLAAYGVDSAVRDRYLGVIEGRCLSKRSGSVWQRDAVVARQRAGEDREAALAGMLSDYVTLMDEGRPVHTWPF, encoded by the coding sequence ATGGGCGACGACGTCGAACAACGCAAGTTCACTCGGCAGGATCGACATCGGTTCAGGCAGAAAGTGCAGGACTGTCTGGACGCCCTCGCGATCATGCTTGCCGATGAGACGTTCGACGTCGGTGAGCCGAAGATCGGCATGGAAGTCGAGCTCAACCTCGTCGACGACAGCATGGCACCGTCGATGGCGAACGCCGCCGTGCTCGACGCCATCGCTGATCCCGACTATCAAACCGAACTCGGCCAATTCAACATCGAGATCAACGTTGCTCCCCGTCCCCTCCACGGCAACAATGTTCGGGACCTCGAGGACGACCTCCGTCGGTCGCTGAATGCCGCCGACGAACGGGCACGTTCGTCCGGGAGCCGCCTCGTCATGATCGGCATGCTTCCGACGTTGGAGGAAAAGCACTTCGAGCACCGGTGGCTGTCGGCCAACCCCCGATACGACCTGTTGAATCAGCAGATCTTCGCCGCGCGCGGCGAAGACATCGAATTGCAGATCACCGGAGTTCGCCTCCCCGGTGCCGATGCGGCAGAGGAACTGTCGACGATCACCGACACCATCCTTCCCGAGGCCGCGTGCACCTCCGTGCAACTGCACCTGCAGGTGGCTCCCGACGAGTTCGCGTCGTACTGGAACGCAGCGCAGGCTCTGGCGGGTGTGCAAGTGGCGCTCGCCGCGAATTCGCCGTTCCTTGCGGGACGCGCCCTCTGGCACGAAACACGCATCCCGCTCTTCGAACAAGCTACCGACACACGTCCCCTGGAGCTCAAGAACCAGGGAGTCCGGCCGCGGGTCTGGTTCGGCGAGCGGTGGATCACCTCGATCTTCGACCTGTTCGAGGAAAACTCGCGATACTTTCCCGCACTGCTTCCCGTGTGCAGCGAGGAGGATCCGAAAGCTGTTCTCGCAGAGGGCGGAACGCCGGACCTGTCGGAGCTGAGAATGCACAACGGAACGGTCTACCGGTGGAACCGACCGATCTACGACCGCTCCGGCGGTGGACACCACATTCGGTTGGAGAACCGCGTACTTCCCGCCGGCCCGTCGATCGTGGACACACTGGCCGACGCTGCCTTCTACTACGGAACTGTCCGCTCGCTAGCCGACGCCGATCGACCGCTCTGGAGCCAGATGTCCTACGACGCAGCGGTCGAGAACCTCCATTCCGCGGCGCGCGGGGGTTTCGATTCCCGCCTGTACTGGCCGGAGGTGGGCTGGGTGAGCCCACAGGAGTTGGTACTTCGCCGACTACTGCCGATGGCGGACGCGGGACTGGCTGCCTACGGCGTGGATTCAGCCGTCCGCGATCGATACCTGGGTGTCATCGAGGGACGGTGCTTGAGCAAGAGGTCCGGGTCGGTGTGGCAACGCGACGCCGTCGTCGCACGGCAGCGAGCCGGAGAAGACCGCGAGGCGGCCCTGGCAGGCATGTTGTCCGACTACGTGACCCTGATGGACGAGGGCCGACCGGTGCACACCTGGCCGTTCTGA